Proteins from a genomic interval of Sphingobacterium sp. SYP-B4668:
- a CDS encoding sugar MFS transporter, which translates to MEPQKTQQSTLGPMIIIGSLFFIFGFATWLNSLLIPYLKIACELTEFQSYLVTFAFYIAYLVMAPVSTRVLNKFGFKKGMSIALGIMAVGALLFIPAAYMRTYAIFLIGLFVMGGGLAILQTASNPYITIIGPVETAARRISIMGICNKFAGALAPIILGMFLNLEQADQVTKQMDSMTPEQHAAALDQVALQVVNPYIGIVVVLLILSIWISRSNLPEAQGDEEETADHHHVSDGKKSVFDFPHVILGFVALFMYVGVEVLAGDSIIAYGTSQGIALGTAKFFTSFTMGAMVLGYLIGIVAIPKYMSQENALKFCAIFGLLFSLGIVFTSGMVSLTFVALLGLANSLVWPAIWPLALKGVGKFTNAVSGLLVMGIAGGAIIPLLYGKLSGLIGSHQAYWIALPCYLFILYYAVAGHKAGKAKS; encoded by the coding sequence ATGGAACCACAAAAAACTCAACAATCTACCTTGGGACCAATGATTATCATTGGCTCGCTTTTCTTTATTTTCGGTTTTGCTACGTGGCTGAACTCACTTCTTATTCCTTACTTAAAAATAGCATGTGAATTAACAGAGTTTCAGTCTTACTTGGTCACATTTGCATTTTACATTGCGTACTTAGTAATGGCACCTGTTTCTACACGCGTGCTTAACAAATTTGGCTTCAAAAAAGGAATGTCTATTGCCCTTGGTATCATGGCAGTGGGGGCATTACTTTTCATTCCAGCTGCCTATATGCGTACCTATGCTATCTTTTTGATTGGCCTATTTGTGATGGGAGGCGGATTGGCTATTCTTCAAACGGCATCCAATCCTTATATCACGATTATTGGCCCTGTTGAGACAGCCGCTCGTCGAATCAGCATCATGGGTATCTGTAATAAATTTGCAGGTGCACTTGCCCCTATTATCCTAGGAATGTTCCTTAATCTGGAACAAGCCGACCAGGTAACCAAACAAATGGACAGTATGACTCCTGAGCAACATGCAGCTGCTCTAGACCAAGTCGCTCTTCAGGTCGTCAATCCATATATCGGTATTGTGGTTGTTTTATTGATTCTTTCGATATGGATCTCTCGTTCTAATTTACCTGAAGCTCAAGGAGATGAAGAAGAGACTGCAGATCATCACCATGTCTCTGACGGCAAAAAGAGTGTATTCGACTTCCCACACGTTATCTTGGGCTTTGTCGCACTCTTCATGTATGTGGGTGTTGAGGTATTAGCTGGAGACAGTATTATTGCTTATGGAACATCCCAAGGAATAGCATTAGGTACAGCCAAGTTCTTTACCTCGTTTACTATGGGCGCGATGGTACTGGGTTATCTTATCGGTATAGTAGCTATTCCTAAATATATGTCCCAAGAAAATGCACTTAAATTTTGTGCAATATTTGGTCTGCTTTTCTCTCTGGGAATCGTATTTACCAGCGGAATGGTTTCTTTAACATTCGTTGCTTTACTTGGATTGGCAAATTCGTTGGTATGGCCTGCGATATGGCCACTTGCGCTTAAAGGTGTAGGTAAGTTTACCAATGCTGTATCAGGCTTATTGGTTATGGGTATCGCTGGGGGTGCTATTATACCTCTTTTATACGGAAAATTATCAGGCCTAATTGGCTCACACCAAGCTTATTGGATTGCTCTGCCATGTTACCTGTTTATATTATATTATGCAGTAGCTGGACATAAAGCCGGAAAAGCGAAGAGCTAG
- a CDS encoding DUF2911 domain-containing protein, translating to MKKSILTIILASTLSLGVQAQVKLPQASSATEVKQAVGIRNVTLKYSRPNTNGRVVFGELVPYGKVWRTGANTVSSFTFEEEVTIAGKKVPAGTYGLLTIPNKNEWTIILSKNSQQWGSYTYKQEEDAVRFTVKPTALSSKVETFTISFDNVTTKSSTVTIAWEKIAVKFDINVDQSKEILASIDQAMQGDKKPYFQAAQYYFNNNLDIKKATEWVIEADKGNTEAPWIKYWKSQILLKSGDKKAAQQAAQEGLEMAKKSSNEEYIKLNTNALNNAKK from the coding sequence ATGAAAAAATCTATTTTAACAATTATCCTTGCTTCGACGCTTTCCCTTGGTGTACAAGCACAAGTCAAATTGCCTCAAGCGAGTAGCGCTACTGAGGTAAAACAAGCCGTAGGGATTCGCAACGTTACCTTGAAGTATAGCCGTCCGAATACCAATGGAAGAGTTGTCTTTGGAGAATTGGTTCCCTACGGCAAAGTATGGCGTACAGGAGCGAATACCGTGTCTTCTTTTACCTTTGAAGAAGAGGTGACCATTGCCGGAAAAAAAGTGCCTGCTGGAACCTACGGATTACTTACCATTCCCAATAAAAACGAATGGACAATCATTTTAAGTAAAAACAGTCAGCAATGGGGTTCGTACACCTACAAACAAGAAGAGGATGCTGTACGCTTTACGGTCAAGCCAACTGCCCTATCCAGTAAGGTAGAGACCTTCACAATCAGCTTTGATAACGTGACCACCAAATCTAGCACTGTCACTATCGCCTGGGAGAAAATAGCGGTTAAATTTGACATCAATGTAGACCAATCTAAAGAAATCTTAGCCTCTATCGACCAAGCCATGCAAGGTGATAAAAAACCTTATTTCCAAGCAGCACAATATTATTTCAACAATAATCTAGACATCAAGAAAGCCACAGAGTGGGTCATTGAGGCCGATAAAGGAAATACAGAAGCCCCTTGGATAAAATACTGGAAATCTCAGATTTTATTGAAATCTGGAGACAAAAAAGCAGCCCAACAAGCTGCACAGGAAGGCCTTGAGATGGCGAAAAAGAGTAGTAACGAAGAATATATTAAATTAAATACAAATGCGTTGAACAACGCCAAAAAATAA
- a CDS encoding FAD-binding and (Fe-S)-binding domain-containing protein — translation MEEKLIELAKKLEGELYWDDKIKILYATDASAYREIPLAVAYPKTEADIQCLIQFAKNANTSLIPRTAGTSLAGQVVGAGVVVDVSKYFTAILEIDEAASWVRVQPGVIRDELNMALKPYQLYFGPETSTANRAMIGGMVGNNSCGSNSLIYGSTREHIIEIKGFLSDGSEVVFNALTFDEFVAKSELNTLEGRIYHQIKTLLSNYENQLEIRREFPKKSIPRRNTGYAIDLLLDTDPFTAGEVPFNFCTLIAGSEGTLAFITEIKLHVVPLPTKPRALLGIHFLSLEEALNANLIALKYKPLSCELIDHYILECTKNNLEQQQNRFFIEGEPKAILLVELDGNDEHAILQKVHAIEEELRTIGLGYYFPIIFGQDMQRVWALRKAGLGLLSNLPGDEKAVAVIEDTAVDVQDLPAYIQEFNDILAKYGLYAVHYAHAATGELHLRPILNLKTVEGTALFRTVAKDIARLVKKYRGSLSGEHGDGRLRGEFISYMIGGHNYALLKQIKDLWDPHHIFNPNKIVDTPAMNSMLRYDPSHKVKKVQSVFRYPGQDILQHVEQCNGSGDCRKTHLGGGTMCPSYMVTRSEQDTTRARANMLREMLTYSDQENPYDYEELKEIMDLCLSCKGCKNECPSSVDMAKLKADFMQGYHDANRIPLRTRMIAHIDQVSRIGAVLPALYNWSVSNPVMSQLIKRGMGIASLRSLPTIGRQSLRRWFLSREKPNASLLNRGTIYFFCDEFTNYNDVEIGKKAILLLEGLRYQVLLVRHVQSGRALLSKGFLRKAKRIAEEQVQTFKNRISAETPLLGLEPSAILTFRDEYVDLVDESMVEDARHIAKHALLIDEFLANEMENGKIEKEEFSTAEMSIKLHGHCQQKAWKVVNASERILSFPEHYKVDSIPSGCCGMAGSFGYEKEHYDMSMQIGALVLFPAVQATSAEELIAATGTSCRHQIYDGTKKRALHPVEILYDALLNK, via the coding sequence ATGGAGGAAAAGCTAATAGAATTGGCAAAAAAATTGGAAGGAGAGTTGTATTGGGATGACAAAATCAAGATTTTGTATGCTACCGATGCATCAGCTTATCGAGAGATCCCGTTGGCTGTTGCATATCCGAAGACTGAAGCGGATATACAATGTCTGATTCAATTTGCGAAAAATGCCAATACCTCCTTAATCCCCAGGACCGCAGGAACCTCACTGGCAGGTCAAGTAGTGGGTGCAGGTGTTGTTGTAGATGTATCCAAATATTTCACAGCTATATTGGAGATTGACGAAGCTGCCTCTTGGGTCCGCGTACAGCCAGGCGTAATCCGAGATGAGCTTAATATGGCTCTCAAGCCTTACCAACTTTATTTTGGCCCAGAGACATCCACAGCCAATCGGGCTATGATAGGCGGCATGGTAGGCAACAATTCCTGTGGCTCTAATTCGCTGATTTATGGTAGCACTAGGGAGCATATCATAGAAATCAAAGGCTTTTTGAGTGATGGTTCAGAAGTAGTATTCAACGCATTGACTTTTGATGAATTTGTAGCAAAGAGTGAACTAAATACATTAGAAGGGAGAATATATCATCAAATTAAAACCCTGTTAAGTAATTACGAGAACCAACTAGAAATACGCCGAGAATTCCCAAAGAAAAGCATCCCTCGACGTAATACAGGTTACGCCATCGACTTGCTCCTAGATACAGATCCTTTCACAGCTGGTGAAGTGCCTTTTAATTTTTGTACACTGATAGCCGGTTCCGAGGGTACATTGGCTTTTATTACGGAAATCAAGCTTCACGTAGTCCCTCTACCTACAAAGCCAAGAGCATTACTAGGAATTCATTTCCTTAGCCTCGAGGAAGCATTAAATGCTAATCTGATTGCACTAAAATACAAACCCTTAAGTTGCGAACTTATCGATCATTATATTTTGGAGTGTACTAAGAATAACTTGGAACAACAACAGAATCGTTTTTTTATTGAAGGTGAGCCAAAAGCGATTTTGCTCGTTGAGTTAGATGGGAATGATGAGCATGCCATTTTGCAGAAGGTACATGCTATTGAAGAAGAGCTGAGAACCATAGGGTTGGGATATTATTTTCCCATTATATTTGGTCAAGATATGCAACGAGTTTGGGCACTACGTAAAGCAGGGTTGGGCTTGCTGAGTAATCTACCTGGTGATGAAAAGGCCGTAGCTGTCATAGAAGATACCGCTGTAGATGTGCAAGATTTGCCCGCATATATTCAAGAATTCAATGATATACTGGCAAAATATGGGCTTTATGCCGTGCACTACGCGCATGCAGCTACGGGAGAGCTGCATCTGCGTCCTATATTAAACCTTAAAACAGTTGAAGGCACTGCACTTTTCCGTACTGTAGCCAAAGATATTGCAAGACTTGTTAAGAAATACAGGGGGTCGCTCAGTGGTGAGCATGGCGATGGGCGTCTAAGAGGAGAATTCATCTCTTATATGATTGGCGGGCACAATTATGCCTTATTGAAGCAGATTAAAGACCTGTGGGATCCCCATCATATTTTTAATCCCAATAAGATTGTGGATACTCCTGCGATGAATAGTATGCTTCGGTACGACCCAAGTCATAAGGTGAAAAAAGTACAATCGGTATTTAGATATCCTGGACAAGATATTTTACAGCATGTGGAGCAGTGTAATGGGTCGGGGGATTGCCGTAAGACTCATCTAGGGGGCGGTACGATGTGTCCTTCGTATATGGTTACCCGTAGCGAACAGGATACGACACGTGCACGGGCGAATATGTTAAGGGAGATGTTGACATATTCAGACCAAGAAAATCCCTACGATTATGAAGAGCTCAAGGAAATCATGGATCTCTGCTTGAGTTGTAAAGGCTGTAAGAACGAATGTCCTTCTAGTGTGGACATGGCCAAGCTTAAGGCTGATTTTATGCAAGGCTATCATGATGCCAACCGGATTCCGCTACGGACCAGAATGATTGCCCATATTGACCAAGTATCGAGGATAGGGGCAGTATTGCCTGCACTTTACAATTGGAGTGTCTCTAATCCTGTGATGAGCCAATTAATAAAACGAGGCATGGGAATTGCATCCCTCAGGTCGCTTCCGACTATCGGTCGTCAGTCCCTGAGGCGTTGGTTTCTTTCGCGAGAAAAACCGAATGCTTCGCTTCTTAATCGGGGCACGATTTACTTTTTTTGTGATGAATTTACCAATTATAATGACGTTGAGATTGGGAAGAAAGCGATTTTGCTTTTAGAAGGACTTCGTTATCAGGTATTGTTAGTGCGTCATGTCCAGAGTGGTCGAGCGCTTTTATCAAAGGGCTTTCTTAGAAAGGCGAAGAGAATAGCAGAGGAGCAAGTTCAGACCTTCAAGAATCGGATTTCCGCCGAAACCCCTTTGTTAGGACTCGAGCCTTCCGCTATTTTAACCTTTAGAGATGAGTATGTAGACCTCGTGGACGAATCGATGGTGGAAGATGCTCGGCATATTGCTAAACATGCTTTGTTGATTGATGAATTTTTGGCCAATGAAATGGAGAATGGAAAAATTGAAAAAGAGGAATTTTCAACGGCTGAGATGTCAATCAAGCTACATGGACATTGTCAGCAAAAAGCTTGGAAGGTTGTGAATGCTTCCGAACGGATATTAAGCTTTCCAGAACATTATAAGGTCGATTCTATTCCTTCGGGATGCTGTGGTATGGCGGGCTCATTCGGTTATGAGAAAGAGCATTATGATATGTCAATGCAAATTGGGGCATTGGTTTTATTTCCAGCGGTGCAAGCAACATCCGCTGAAGAGCTTATTGCAGCGACAGGTACAAGTTGCCGTCATCAAATCTATGATGGGACCAAGAAAAGGGCTTTGCATCCAGTAGAGATTCTATATGATGCCCTTTTAAACAAATAA
- a CDS encoding DUF1338 domain-containing protein, whose amino-acid sequence MKFEKNTALDFVLNDLFEHYRQHVVAVDRITSALLEAGVVASQADIVNDHIAFRTLGVAHMGIASFEKIFLAHGYRKMDHYHFAAKKLNAYWFKPPSPNYPRIFVSELIVSELSDAAKGVIHRYTDAIVADPVDSLNLGDGQQIADFLQRPLWELPTSQDYNKLLEESEYAAWVIFNRYYLNHYTISIHELKEGYNTLEEFNAFVEGLGIKLNTAGGKIKTSGDRLLRQSSTVSAWNNALFADGITLQIAGSYVEFAERSVLPEFRNIPKSQLSPQQRRDGFEADNADKIFESTYTAQIKDKG is encoded by the coding sequence ATGAAATTTGAGAAAAACACAGCTTTGGATTTTGTCTTGAATGATTTGTTTGAACACTATCGCCAACATGTTGTCGCAGTTGATCGCATTACCAGTGCTCTTTTAGAAGCAGGGGTCGTGGCGTCCCAAGCTGATATTGTCAATGATCATATAGCCTTTCGTACGTTAGGGGTAGCACATATGGGAATTGCGTCGTTTGAAAAGATTTTTCTGGCACATGGATATCGGAAGATGGACCATTATCATTTTGCCGCCAAGAAGCTAAATGCCTATTGGTTTAAACCTCCGAGCCCCAATTACCCAAGAATTTTTGTGTCCGAGTTAATTGTGTCCGAATTAAGTGATGCAGCCAAAGGAGTCATACACAGATATACAGATGCAATTGTCGCCGATCCTGTTGATTCATTGAATCTAGGAGACGGTCAGCAGATTGCCGATTTCCTACAACGACCGCTATGGGAGTTGCCAACCTCGCAGGATTATAACAAGCTCTTAGAAGAGAGCGAATACGCGGCTTGGGTCATTTTTAATCGCTATTATTTGAATCATTATACCATTAGTATTCATGAATTGAAAGAAGGTTACAATACATTGGAAGAATTTAACGCGTTTGTGGAAGGGTTGGGGATTAAGCTCAATACCGCTGGAGGAAAGATTAAGACTAGTGGCGATCGGTTGTTAAGGCAGTCCAGCACGGTGTCCGCATGGAATAATGCCCTCTTTGCAGATGGGATTACACTGCAAATAGCAGGAAGTTACGTAGAATTTGCAGAGCGAAGTGTGTTGCCCGAATTTCGAAATATCCCGAAAAGTCAGCTTTCACCACAGCAACGTAGAGATGGATTTGAAGCGGATAATGCGGATAAAATCTTTGAAAGTACGTATACGGCCCAGATTAAAGATAAAGGATAA